TATGGGTCAAGGAGAATCCGGGATGAACTGTGTGGCATGGGCTACGAGGTAGGGCGTGGGCATGTCAGGACCTTGATGAAGAAGATGGGAATAGAAGCGCTGTATAGAAAGCCACGTTTGTCAAAGCCGAATAGTGACCACAAGGTTTACCCGTATTTACTGAGGGGCCTTGAGATCAGCCGAGCGAACCAGGTCTGGGCGGCAGATATAACGTATATACCGATGGCGAAGGGTTTTTGTTATCTCGTAGCTATTATGGATTGGACAAGTCGCCGTGTGCTGTCCTGGCAGCTTTCAAACACTTTGGACACCTTGTTTTGCACCGAGGCGCTTGAGGAGGCGCTTGAGAGATTCGGGAACCCGGAGATATTTAATACAGACCAAGGCAGCCAGTTTACATCGGAAGCGTTTACGGAGATACTCATCTCTCAGGATATTAGAGTTAGTATGGATGGCAGGGGCCGATGGATGGATAATGTCTTTATCGAGCGGCTCTGGAGAAGTGTAAAGTACGAGGACGTGTATCTGAAGGCTTATGACTCGGTAGGAGAGTTGAGGCAGGGACTCAAAATATATTTTGAGTTCTACAACCATCGGCGTCGGCATCAGAGCCTTGACCGAAAGACACCGAATGTTGTTTACTGCAGTACGCTGCCTCAGAAGTGGGTGGCGGCATGAATGGGCAGCTTATCACTTATAAATCGCTTCTGCCTGTCCAAACAATCCCGGCCACCTCTGCAGAGCATATTTGTTAGCTATTAACTTGGCAACTCTTCAGGGCGACATATTCGTCAGCAAAGCTAACCACTCAGCCAGCAAAAGAACTCTGTATTTGTTTGCCAGGTTAATAAGGTTCTTCAAAGGCGTTACGAAGTAGAAATTATTGGTCCTGTTTTTGGTGATGGGATATGGGAGCCTGTAGCGATGATGAATGGCTTCCTCAAAAATTAGAAAAACAGATGAAAGTTTTTGAAACTGTGTCACTATGTGGGAGTTGTCTATACTGGCTTTTTGAGGATTGAGAATGATAAAAAAAAGGCTCTTCAGGAAAATTCGTGGGTAAAGCAAAGGATGAAGGAAGAGGAAAGAGAAAGGTAGAGAAGGAATAAAAGTAGCGCATCCTGCTCCAAGTCTGTCAAAATGGAAGCGAAGAACAACCAACTGACAGAGCGAAGGAGGCAGGATGCAACTAAAGGTTATCCTAACCCGGGTACTAAAAATCAAGTCATTTGTATATGGAAGGGTTAGCTGGGTAGAGGGGGAAGGGGAAGCAACAATAGAAATTGAGGTTCGAGAGAGGGCGAAGAGTAGTCCTGAATGTTCTGGATGTGGTCGTCGAGGAGCGGGATATGATAGATTGGGGGAGCGGCTGTTTGAGTTTATACCGTTTTGTGGGGGATCAAGGTATTTTTTCTTTATGCACCGCGGCTGGTAAGCATCGTTTGAGTAATGCCTATGCATGGTATCTTGCAGGATGGGGCAAACGGCTTAGCTGGAAAGAGGTAGCCGAAGTATTTCACACGACTTGGGAACATGTGTGTTTCATTCGGTGGAGATGGCAGTGCAGTGGGGGCGTAAGCATATGGAGCTGACCAATATAGAAGCAATAGGGATTGATGAAATCCACTGGCAGCGTGGGCATAAGTATCTTACGCGGGTGTACCAGATAGATGCCCATTGCAAACGGCTGCTCTGGATAGGAAAGAAACGGAAGGTTAAAACACTGCTTGGATTCTTCCGTTGGTTTGGCAAAGAACGAAGTGAGTCGTTGAGTTTCATATGCAGTGACATGTGGAAACCATACCTGAAAGTGATTGCCAGAAAGGCTGGACAGGCAATCCATGTGTTGGACCGCTTTCACATTATGTCACCCCGGACTTGCTCCGGGGATGAAGTTCGTGTCACGGAGGCGAGAGACCTGAAGGCCAAGGGCTATGAACCGGTGCTGACGAAGACACGCTGGCTTTTGCTTAAGAAGCCGGAAAACCTGAGCAACAAGCAGGAGGTTAAACTTGCTGACCTTCTTCGGTACAACCGTAAGTCTGTCAGAAGCTACCTGCTAAAAGAGGAGTTTCAGTTCTTCTGTACATATAAATCACCCTATTGGGCGGGATGGTTTCTTGATAAATGGTGTGCAAAGACAATGCGTTCAAAGATTGAGCCGATGAAGAAGACAGCTCGGATGCTGAGAAAACATTGGGAACTTCTGCTCAACTGGTTCCGAGCCAAAGGACAGGTCTCCAGCGGTGTTGTGGAGGGTCTTAACAATAAAGCAAAACTGACTACCAGAAAAGCTTATGGTTTTCGTACCTATGATGCCGAAGAAATTGCATTATATCATACACTTGGCGCTCTTCCTCAACCGGAAGTTGCCCATAAATTCTTCTGACGAGGCAAAAATATATACCCTATCCCTGGGTTATTCAAAAAGAAGGTGACATACATAGGGAGCTTTTGCTCCGGAGATGTGGGCCAGAAGCTGGCTTATCAAAATAGGGGGTAGCTTTTACATAACTGATTTGCCATGTCGTTGCACGAAAATAGAGGGTAACCTGTTTTGGGCTATAGAAGCTATGGCTACAGAATTGCGCCCGTTGGGCGAGGGATTGGTGCTAATTGCAAGAAGAGATGACAGTGAATCCGATATGCAGATAGATCCGGCAAAGATATGAAAGTTTGCGTTGTCATAGTAACATATGCTAACAGGTTTCATCTCTTGAGGCAGGTTGTGGATTCTTTGGTTGAGCAGCAGATTACAAAAATTATAATTGTTGATAACAACTCTGTTAAAGAAAGTTACAAGAGATTAAAAAGATTGGAGGATCTTTTTAAAAACAGATTAAAAGTAATTTATTTATCGGAAAACACAGGCTCTGCCGGGGGCTATAAGAGGGGATTACAGGAGGCCAACAACTGTGAGGATTGTGAGTTTATTTGGCTGCTTGATGATGATAACAAACCTGAAAAGGATGCACTGAATATACTAATTAATGCATGGGATAGAGTAAAAGAAAAACATAAGAAGAGAAGAATAGCCTTGTTGTCTCTAAGAGAGGATAGAAAACAATATGTGATGGTTGCTCAAGGTGAGTCTGCAGAAAAATGGTTTGGAAGAAAAAACAGTTTTCTGGGATTTGATCTTCTGGCTCTGCCATCAAAAATTTCAAATAAAACATGGATAAGAAAAAAAAAGAATACAAAAAAATATATAGATAAAACAGTAGTTCCGTATGCTCCTTATGGAGGCCTTTTTTTTAATAGGGAGTTGTTGCAGGAAACAGGATATCCTAAAGAGAAATTTTTCCTTTATGGTGATGACCATGAATTTACCCATAGAGTATCCCAAAAAGGTGGCAGAATATTTTTGGTTCCCAACAGCAAGATTAGAGATATTGATACATCCTGGCATTTGAAGGATAAAAGAGGGCAATTGAAAACCTTCTTAAGCGGGGAAGGTTCTAGGGTATACTATACAATCCGGAATCGGGTTTTTTTTGAGAAAAACAGCCTATCAACTAATAAGTTTGCATACAATGTTAATAAGTTTGTCTATTTGAAGCTATTGTGGTGTTTGTCGAGATCGAAAGGAAAAAAGGATATGTATTCCTTGATAATAAGAGCCGTAACCGATGGTTTGGAGGGACAACTTGGGAGAAGTTTGTGAAAGTATTAATATTTAATTCTTTATATCATCCACATGTAATTGGTGGGGCTGAAAATTCTGTTC
This genomic interval from Nitrospirota bacterium contains the following:
- a CDS encoding IS3 family transposase (programmed frameshift), whose amino-acid sequence is MARRPRRNHGAGYKAKVAMEALKGEQTVIELSERYEVHPNQISKWKKQLQEGAEEVFAKERKGEEGPKVKELHAKIGQLTMENDFLFSSARAHSRARRKEMINPEHELPLTRQSEILRLSRSSLYYKAVLERSRDIELMRHIDEIHLKYPFYGSRRIRDELCGMGYEVGRGHVRTLMKKMGIEALYRKPRLSKPNSDHKVYPYLLRGLEISRANQVWAADITYIPMAKGFCYLVAIMDWTSRRVLSWQLSNTLDTLFCTEALEEALERFGNPEIFNTDQGSQFTSEAFTEILISQDIRVSMDGRGRWMDNVFIERLWRSVKYEDVYLKAYDSVGELRQGLKIYFEFYNHRRRHQSLDRKTPNVVYCSTLPQKWVAA
- a CDS encoding glycosyltransferase; protein product: MKVCVVIVTYANRFHLLRQVVDSLVEQQITKIIIVDNNSVKESYKRLKRLEDLFKNRLKVIYLSENTGSAGGYKRGLQEANNCEDCEFIWLLDDDNKPEKDALNILINAWDRVKEKHKKRRIALLSLREDRKQYVMVAQGESAEKWFGRKNSFLGFDLLALPSKISNKTWIRKKKNTKKYIDKTVVPYAPYGGLFFNRELLQETGYPKEKFFLYGDDHEFTHRVSQKGGRIFLVPNSKIRDIDTSWHLKDKRGQLKTFLSGEGSRVYYTIRNRVFFEKNSLSTNKFAYNVNKFVYLKLLWCLSRSKGKKDMYSLIIRAVTDGLEGQLGRSL